A window from Symbiopectobacterium purcellii encodes these proteins:
- the proQ gene encoding RNA chaperone ProQ — protein MENQPKLNSSKDVIAFLAERFPLCFTTEGDTRPLKIGIFQDLVTRVSETDSVSKTQLRSALRLYTSSWRYLYGIKLGAQRVDLDGNPCGELEQQHVDHARKQLEEAKARVQAQRAEQQAKRRAAGETTDQPAHQRKPAPRRERPAADSAPRQPRTTAPRASAPRQPKAATERAPQPQRVNVTDITALKIGQEIKVRAGKDAMDATVLEIAKGEVRVQLASGLAMIVRAEHLQF, from the coding sequence ATGGAAAATCAACCTAAGTTGAACAGTAGTAAAGATGTCATTGCCTTTTTGGCAGAACGGTTTCCGCTTTGTTTCACCACTGAAGGTGACACGCGGCCTTTGAAAATCGGTATTTTTCAGGATCTTGTCACGCGTGTGTCGGAGACTGACAGTGTGAGTAAAACGCAATTGCGTTCTGCGTTGCGCCTCTATACCTCCAGTTGGCGTTACCTGTACGGCATCAAGCTGGGTGCGCAACGCGTGGATCTGGATGGCAATCCGTGCGGTGAATTGGAACAGCAGCATGTCGATCACGCTCGCAAGCAGTTGGAAGAAGCGAAAGCGCGCGTTCAGGCGCAGCGAGCTGAACAGCAAGCGAAACGTCGTGCCGCAGGTGAGACCACCGATCAACCTGCGCATCAGCGTAAACCCGCCCCGCGCCGCGAGCGCCCAGCAGCTGACAGTGCTCCGCGTCAACCTCGTACCACTGCGCCGCGTGCTTCCGCACCTCGTCAGCCCAAAGCGGCTACCGAGCGTGCGCCGCAACCGCAGCGCGTTAACGTGACGGATATTACCGCCTTGAAAATTGGTCAAGAGATCAAAGTCAGAGCGGGTAAAGACGCCATGGATGCTACGGTGCTTGAGATTGCCAAAGGTGAAGTTCGGGTTCAACTGGCTTCCGGTCTGGCGATGATTGTGCGCGCAGAACACTTGCAGTTCTGA